A single window of Cytobacillus dafuensis DNA harbors:
- the ggt gene encoding gamma-glutamyltransferase: MKKIWKASLAILFSALLIVGTFPFSTQAKGKKLEYDRYSQVAVGKDGMVATAHPLASEIGADVLKKGGNAIDAAVAIQFALNAVEPMMSGIGGGGFMMVYDGKTKETTIINSRERAPQGATPNMFLDKNGNPIPFAERSTGGTAVGVPGTLKGLEKALERWGTRPMQQLIDPAIKLADKGFPIDSVLAAAISDNKGTLSKTAAKDIFLPDGKPLLEGEILVQKDLAKTFKLIRSKGADAFYKGPVAEALASTVQKYGGSMTTEDLKKYKVTIDKPIWGDYQGYQIASMPPPSSGGVFLLQMLKILDDFNLSQYHVGSWQKYHLLAETMHLAYADRAAFAGDPEFVNVPLNGLLHPDYIKERQKLINLKSVNMNPTEGNPWKYESTAANYEQKKQPNDRKYGETTHFSVTDRWGNVVSYTTTIEQLFGTGIVVPGYGVVLNNELTDFDAVPGGANEVQPNKRPLSSMTPTIVFKDGKPVLTVGSPGGATIITSVLQTILHAIEYDMELKAAVEEPRIYTNNLSSYRYESGISKDVIDKLNSMGHKFGTNPVTIGNVQSILIDHKNGTFKGVADSSRNGAAIGVNLKGKKK, translated from the coding sequence ATGAAAAAGATATGGAAAGCTAGTTTAGCCATTTTATTTAGCGCCCTACTGATCGTGGGGACATTCCCTTTTAGCACTCAAGCCAAAGGGAAAAAGCTTGAATACGATCGCTATAGCCAGGTTGCAGTTGGAAAGGACGGGATGGTAGCAACAGCACACCCATTAGCATCTGAAATAGGTGCTGATGTACTGAAAAAGGGTGGTAATGCGATTGATGCAGCTGTAGCCATTCAATTTGCGCTGAATGCTGTAGAGCCAATGATGTCCGGAATTGGCGGAGGCGGTTTTATGATGGTTTATGATGGTAAAACAAAGGAAACAACTATCATTAATAGTCGTGAAAGAGCCCCGCAAGGAGCAACCCCTAATATGTTTTTAGATAAAAACGGAAATCCCATTCCATTTGCTGAGCGTTCAACAGGAGGTACTGCAGTTGGGGTGCCAGGAACGCTAAAAGGGCTGGAAAAGGCATTGGAAAGATGGGGAACTCGTCCGATGCAGCAGTTAATTGACCCAGCTATTAAGCTTGCTGATAAAGGTTTTCCGATTGACTCTGTGTTAGCTGCAGCGATTTCCGATAATAAAGGAACGTTGTCGAAAACAGCAGCAAAAGATATTTTTCTTCCAGACGGCAAACCTTTGCTTGAAGGGGAAATACTTGTCCAAAAAGATTTAGCTAAGACCTTTAAACTGATTCGCTCAAAAGGGGCAGATGCCTTTTATAAGGGGCCGGTAGCTGAGGCACTCGCAAGTACTGTTCAAAAATATGGCGGTTCAATGACGACAGAGGATTTGAAAAAATATAAAGTAACGATTGACAAGCCAATTTGGGGCGACTATCAAGGGTATCAGATTGCTAGTATGCCGCCTCCAAGCTCTGGCGGGGTGTTCCTCCTGCAAATGCTTAAGATATTAGATGATTTTAACCTATCTCAATATCATGTAGGATCATGGCAAAAATATCATCTTCTTGCGGAGACAATGCATCTTGCATATGCTGACCGTGCCGCATTTGCAGGTGATCCAGAGTTTGTTAATGTACCATTGAATGGACTCTTGCATCCAGATTATATTAAAGAGCGTCAAAAGCTTATTAACTTAAAAAGTGTGAACATGAATCCAACGGAAGGGAACCCATGGAAATATGAATCCACTGCTGCAAATTATGAACAGAAAAAACAGCCAAATGATCGTAAATATGGAGAAACGACTCACTTCTCTGTTACAGACAGATGGGGAAATGTCGTTTCCTATACGACAACCATTGAGCAATTATTTGGTACCGGAATTGTAGTTCCAGGATATGGGGTTGTTTTGAATAATGAGTTGACTGACTTTGATGCTGTTCCTGGTGGAGCAAATGAAGTACAGCCGAATAAGCGTCCTTTAAGCAGTATGACGCCTACAATCGTGTTCAAGGATGGCAAGCCGGTTCTAACAGTTGGTTCTCCAGGTGGTGCAACGATCATCACATCTGTATTACAAACGATTCTTCATGCAATTGAGTATGATATGGAGCTGAAGGCAGCGGTTGAAGAGCCTAGAATCTATACAAATAACTTAAGCTCTTACCGTTATGAATCAGGTATCTCCAAAGATGTTATCGATAAGCTGAATTCAATGGGTCATAAATTTGGCACAAATCCTGTTACAATCGGAAATGTACAAAGTATTTTAATCGATCACAAAAATGGTACGTTCAAAGGAGTGGCAGATTCAAGCCGCAACGGAGCTGCTATTGGAGTAAATTTAAAAGGGAAGAAGAAATAA
- a CDS encoding PAS domain S-box protein — protein MKTNNQIALDTFASPITRKKKLKHEWEQFITGNSPSSIISPLMYESWMRCKDNGVNPYENRASINLNEEQIRDFLSSDSLFRILKPILSRLKDHFLDSRHLITYCNSSGDITYLDGDLALRLKAEDINFVIGSSWAENTSGTNAIGTALATGSPIQVFAGEHFCHELHQWTCSAAPILDPATREILGVIDMTGLWTENHPQLLSAVNSAAHDAAAILRNQLELERYKLIEYYQAQAITRRSNSYLIALDRGWNVIKASPILYEEGLINANHYLVTSPSLSLTLTSRVNWELEHQKGIWRFELHPYIYGGMSIGAIVYVFPPTIFNSYDSTFGIDNIFPHVKKETAPLLSRTNNLELSQDLALREQDPVNPVIRDTEFYQALFEHNPDGIYSCDLQENLLTANPAFERIVGYSVEELQRLPLSTLILPEYAENRLKHLKKTKTGIMQEYEVSFKHKNGYLIDAKVKSFPLFINNEIAGIYEIIKDNTENKQIEKDLQFTKQQLELFLKNTIDSIIIFDLQGKIMKVNKAFEEIFGWTEDEVLGRKLPIVPNFLLKEFTEILPIILKNKQVMSFETICKRKDENLIDISSFYSPIINDKGKVTAIVAILRNISERKQMEKALKESEKRLRTLINAMPDTVLFKDGEGRWLVANQYVRSCFQLENVSYQGKTNSELASYNEFYRDTLTFCDKTDEEAWEKRQIFRTEEVISHPNGKSTIFDVIKVPIFHSDGSRNGLVIIGRDITEKKLTEELLRKSEKLAVVGQLSAGIAHEIRNPLTSLKGFLSLLDSTTDKKNSWYLDVMVSEVNRIESITNQFMAVAKPQAITIQSHALQDLIEEVSMIVSPEALMNNVQIIVESEADIPMITCDVNQLKQVFINILKNAIESMPNGGEINVKTMKLENNQLLIRFSDQGIGIPNERIPYLGEPFYSLKEKGTGLGLMMCYKIIKEHQGQIMIDSEIDKGTTVEVILPVKN, from the coding sequence ATGAAAACGAATAATCAAATAGCTTTGGATACCTTTGCTTCTCCTATAACAAGGAAGAAAAAGCTGAAACATGAGTGGGAACAGTTTATTACTGGTAATTCCCCCTCTTCTATAATCAGTCCTTTGATGTATGAATCATGGATGCGTTGCAAGGACAATGGAGTTAATCCTTATGAGAATAGGGCCTCTATTAATCTTAATGAAGAACAAATCAGAGATTTTTTATCATCTGATTCCTTATTCCGGATTCTAAAACCGATACTTTCTCGTTTAAAGGATCATTTTCTGGATTCTAGACATCTAATCACTTATTGTAATTCTTCTGGTGATATAACCTATTTAGACGGCGATTTGGCATTAAGGTTAAAAGCAGAGGATATAAACTTTGTTATAGGCTCTTCTTGGGCTGAAAATACGTCTGGTACAAATGCGATTGGTACTGCCCTTGCAACTGGCTCACCAATTCAAGTGTTCGCAGGGGAACATTTTTGCCATGAATTACATCAATGGACATGTTCAGCTGCTCCAATCCTAGATCCTGCAACAAGGGAAATCCTAGGAGTAATCGATATGACTGGACTATGGACAGAGAATCATCCTCAATTATTATCAGCAGTAAATTCTGCTGCACATGATGCGGCAGCAATTCTTCGTAACCAATTAGAATTGGAACGTTATAAACTAATTGAATATTATCAGGCACAAGCAATCACAAGACGATCAAATTCTTATTTAATTGCCTTAGATCGTGGATGGAATGTAATTAAAGCATCCCCAATTTTATATGAAGAAGGCTTGATTAATGCAAATCATTACTTAGTAACGTCCCCTTCACTATCCTTAACTTTAACATCAAGGGTGAATTGGGAATTAGAACATCAAAAAGGAATTTGGCGTTTTGAATTGCATCCATATATTTATGGAGGAATGTCAATAGGCGCTATCGTTTATGTATTTCCACCAACTATTTTTAATTCTTATGACTCAACATTTGGAATCGACAATATTTTTCCTCATGTAAAAAAGGAAACAGCACCATTACTTTCAAGAACAAACAATTTGGAATTATCCCAAGATCTCGCTTTAAGAGAACAAGATCCTGTGAACCCAGTTATCAGAGATACAGAATTTTATCAAGCACTTTTTGAACATAATCCTGATGGTATCTATTCATGTGATTTACAGGAAAATCTTTTAACAGCGAATCCGGCTTTTGAGCGAATCGTTGGATATTCAGTTGAAGAACTTCAAAGATTGCCACTTTCCACTTTGATTCTACCTGAGTATGCTGAAAACCGATTAAAACATCTGAAAAAAACAAAGACAGGAATCATGCAGGAATATGAAGTGTCGTTTAAACACAAAAATGGATATCTTATTGATGCAAAAGTAAAAAGCTTTCCACTTTTTATCAATAACGAGATTGCTGGAATATATGAAATCATAAAAGACAATACCGAAAATAAGCAAATTGAAAAAGATTTGCAATTTACGAAACAACAGCTTGAGCTATTCCTTAAGAATACAATAGATTCTATCATTATTTTTGATTTACAAGGAAAGATCATGAAAGTGAATAAAGCTTTTGAAGAAATATTTGGTTGGACTGAAGATGAAGTATTAGGCCGAAAATTACCAATTGTTCCTAATTTTCTACTAAAAGAGTTTACTGAAATTCTTCCAATAATATTGAAAAACAAACAAGTTATGTCTTTTGAAACCATCTGTAAACGAAAAGATGAAAATCTTATAGATATCAGCAGCTTTTATTCGCCAATTATAAACGATAAAGGAAAGGTAACAGCCATCGTTGCGATCTTAAGGAATATTTCGGAACGTAAACAAATGGAGAAGGCATTGAAAGAAAGTGAGAAACGATTACGCACCCTAATTAATGCAATGCCTGACACTGTACTCTTTAAAGATGGGGAAGGAAGGTGGCTCGTTGCAAATCAGTATGTTCGTTCCTGTTTTCAACTTGAAAATGTCTCTTACCAAGGAAAAACGAATTCGGAACTTGCTTCCTATAATGAATTTTATCGGGATACATTAACTTTTTGTGATAAAACAGATGAAGAAGCATGGGAAAAAAGACAAATTTTCCGAACTGAAGAAGTTATTTCACACCCTAACGGCAAATCTACCATTTTTGATGTCATAAAGGTTCCTATTTTTCATTCAGATGGCAGTCGCAACGGGCTCGTCATCATAGGGCGAGATATTACGGAAAAGAAACTAACGGAAGAATTATTAAGAAAGTCAGAAAAACTCGCTGTGGTCGGTCAATTATCAGCTGGAATTGCACATGAGATTAGAAATCCTTTAACTTCACTTAAAGGTTTCTTAAGTTTACTAGATTCTACTACCGATAAGAAAAATAGCTGGTATTTAGATGTAATGGTTTCAGAGGTTAATCGAATTGAGTCGATAACAAATCAGTTTATGGCTGTAGCCAAGCCCCAAGCTATTACAATACAATCACATGCCTTACAAGACTTAATAGAAGAGGTCTCGATGATTGTATCACCTGAAGCATTAATGAATAATGTACAAATCATTGTTGAATCAGAAGCAGATATTCCCATGATTACCTGTGATGTTAACCAATTAAAACAAGTATTTATTAATATCTTAAAAAACGCAATTGAATCAATGCCCAACGGTGGAGAAATAAATGTGAAAACAATGAAGCTTGAAAACAACCAGTTATTGATTCGCTTTAGCGATCAGGGGATTGGGATTCCAAATGAACGTATTCCATATCTCGGAGAACCTTTTTATAGTCTTAAAGAAAAAGGAACGGGTTTAGGATTAATGATGTGTTACAAAATTATAAAAGAGCATCAAGGACAGATTATGATCGATAGTGAAATCGATAAAGGTACGACCGTTGAAGTTATTTTACCCGTCAAAAATTAA
- a CDS encoding SCP2 sterol-binding domain-containing protein, translated as MSVKEELLQLIDKMNNNPQHIENEKDRVFQVNLDGSGQLQIVINDGKVSVEEGTLHEPEVTLILSDKNFSKLLKDDLNTTIAFMTGGLKVEGKMGLALKLQEIVKKYQ; from the coding sequence ATGTCTGTAAAAGAAGAATTACTTCAACTAATCGACAAAATGAATAACAATCCACAGCACATCGAGAACGAAAAAGATCGAGTTTTTCAAGTAAATTTAGATGGAAGCGGTCAATTGCAAATTGTCATAAACGACGGGAAAGTGTCGGTAGAGGAAGGTACACTTCACGAACCAGAAGTAACTTTAATTCTTTCAGATAAAAACTTTTCGAAACTATTAAAGGATGACTTAAATACGACGATTGCTTTTATGACCGGTGGTTTGAAGGTAGAAGGAAAAATGGGGCTTGCTTTAAAGCTTCAGGAAATAGTGAAGAAGTATCAGTAA
- a CDS encoding GNAT family N-acetyltransferase, with protein MNIRLLAPNDSDAYRNIRLMALQKHPEAFASSYEEETAYSKDVYKNRFQTENSFTFGAFENEELLGTVTLLKETKLKLKHRANIVAMYVSPEKRRMGIGKALIANALEKAKELGEVEQVYLSVEATNEPAKKLYESFGFEVYAEEKRALKIGNTYYDEEHMVLFF; from the coding sequence ATGAATATTAGACTTTTAGCGCCGAATGATTCTGATGCCTATAGAAATATAAGATTAATGGCTCTACAGAAACATCCTGAAGCCTTTGCCTCAAGCTACGAGGAGGAAACTGCATACTCTAAGGATGTTTATAAAAATCGATTTCAAACGGAGAATTCGTTCACATTTGGAGCTTTTGAAAACGAGGAATTATTAGGGACTGTTACTCTACTGAAGGAAACAAAGCTCAAATTGAAACACCGAGCAAATATTGTTGCGATGTATGTGTCACCTGAAAAGCGTAGAATGGGGATCGGTAAAGCATTAATAGCTAATGCACTTGAAAAAGCAAAAGAACTTGGAGAGGTTGAGCAAGTATACTTGTCTGTTGAGGCAACGAATGAGCCTGCCAAAAAGCTTTATGAATCTTTCGGTTTTGAGGTATATGCTGAGGAAAAAAGAGCTTTAAAAATAGGAAATACCTATTACGATGAAGAGCATATGGTTTTATTTTTTTAA
- the cls gene encoding cardiolipin synthase, with amino-acid sequence MRKRRVEFLIAFILFISLSLLLFSNLSLAVKAWVSLLYISTIMVSIYSLMLENRSPQHTLLWIYVLLFFPIIGYLFYLFSGQLYLKGYLFRSKRKKDREEWKKVLQQDTSPDLAFLQDYQHSFAKFANHTSPTPISTASRSFILKNGDETFPEIMKKLKEAEKFIHIEYYIFRSDRLGNEIIRILIDKAKKGVEVLFIFDAVGSRKIRPEVIKEMEKAGIRVKAFSPLKYGFFNQKVNFRNHRKIIVIDGKIGFVGGLNVGVEYLGENKKVGFWRDTHMLLKGEAVFFLHMVFLLDWEYISGEKILQRYSTFKTIIDDGILDGAVQVVASGPDTQAGLMSDFYFSIISSATKSIWIASPYFVPDESIRTALRVAAAKGIEVRIMVPEINDGFLTQYASRSYFPELLRYGVEIYSYKKGFLHQKVIIIDGNLASLGTANMDMRSFHLNFEVNVFLYGSSSIRDLVTHYEQDMKDSEIINPVQYYKRGFLERSKESFARLFSGVL; translated from the coding sequence ATGAGAAAACGCCGGGTTGAATTTCTAATTGCTTTTATTTTATTTATTTCTCTTTCTTTGCTCTTATTTAGCAATCTCAGCTTGGCAGTAAAGGCATGGGTATCACTATTATATATTTCAACGATTATGGTGAGTATCTACTCGTTAATGCTGGAAAATCGTTCCCCCCAGCATACACTCCTCTGGATATATGTACTTCTGTTTTTCCCGATTATTGGGTACTTGTTCTATCTATTTTCTGGACAGCTCTATTTAAAAGGTTATCTATTTAGAAGCAAGCGGAAAAAAGATAGGGAAGAATGGAAAAAGGTATTGCAGCAGGATACATCACCAGATTTAGCTTTTTTACAGGATTATCAGCATTCATTTGCAAAATTCGCGAATCATACATCCCCTACTCCAATAAGTACTGCATCCCGATCATTTATTTTAAAGAATGGAGATGAGACCTTTCCAGAAATAATGAAAAAGCTGAAAGAGGCTGAAAAATTTATTCATATAGAATATTATATTTTTCGCTCTGATCGTTTAGGGAATGAAATCATTCGTATTCTGATTGATAAAGCCAAAAAGGGAGTTGAAGTTTTATTTATATTTGATGCTGTTGGCAGTAGGAAAATTAGGCCGGAAGTTATTAAAGAAATGGAGAAGGCGGGAATAAGAGTAAAGGCTTTTTCCCCGTTAAAGTATGGCTTTTTCAATCAAAAAGTAAATTTTCGCAATCACAGGAAAATCATCGTCATTGATGGAAAGATTGGATTTGTAGGTGGACTAAATGTCGGAGTAGAGTACCTAGGTGAGAATAAAAAGGTTGGTTTTTGGCGGGATACCCATATGCTTCTTAAAGGGGAAGCTGTTTTTTTCCTCCATATGGTTTTCTTACTCGATTGGGAGTATATAAGTGGAGAGAAGATTCTCCAAAGATATTCAACCTTCAAAACTATTATTGATGATGGGATCCTAGACGGGGCTGTTCAAGTTGTGGCGAGCGGACCAGATACTCAAGCTGGGCTCATGAGTGACTTTTATTTTTCAATCATCTCCTCTGCAACAAAGTCTATATGGATTGCTTCGCCTTATTTTGTTCCGGATGAATCCATTCGGACAGCGTTAAGAGTAGCTGCTGCGAAAGGAATAGAAGTTCGCATCATGGTTCCGGAAATCAATGATGGCTTCTTAACCCAATATGCTAGTAGATCATATTTTCCTGAGCTCCTTCGCTATGGTGTCGAAATCTATTCTTATAAAAAGGGTTTTTTACACCAGAAGGTCATCATTATTGATGGAAATCTTGCATCTCTTGGAACAGCGAATATGGATATGCGTAGTTTCCATCTGAACTTCGAAGTGAATGTTTTTCTGTATGGTTCAAGCTCCATACGCGATCTTGTGACTCATTATGAACAAGATATGAAGGACAGTGAGATCATAAACCCTGTCCAATATTATAAACGAGGATTTCTTGAAAGATCAAAGGAATCCTTTGCCCGTCTTTTTTCAGGCGTCCTTTAA
- a CDS encoding alpha/beta fold hydrolase has translation MEEKIFHLKDGRKLGFIEYGKNDGIPVMIFHGTPGSKIWYRKDDEIARELGLRLISTDRPGFGTSDPNKNRTLLDWPNDVKELANGLGIERFSVLGVSGGGAYAAACAYQIPERLDHVSMISSVAPFKNGKPPKSMIKENRIAFSLGKYVPWLVKLSYQSQKKMIEQKPERFIEVMKKGNKHLNEWDRKYTQTDDQIKDMMAHLLGAFRIRVDGIVEELKLITNPWGFELEKIQMPVHIWHGKEDGMAPFEEIEKVSKEIPISITHFVSKAGHFLIDDETIWRSILEQIKEDHLLFVGKEGLISSKKRKKLV, from the coding sequence ATGGAGGAGAAAATATTCCATCTTAAAGACGGCAGAAAATTAGGTTTTATTGAGTATGGAAAAAATGATGGAATTCCGGTGATGATATTTCATGGAACACCTGGATCTAAAATATGGTATAGGAAGGATGACGAGATCGCGCGAGAGCTTGGTTTAAGACTAATCTCGACTGATAGACCCGGATTTGGTACATCTGATCCAAACAAAAATAGAACTTTGCTAGATTGGCCGAATGATGTAAAGGAGCTGGCTAATGGCCTTGGAATCGAAAGGTTTTCTGTATTAGGTGTATCAGGCGGCGGAGCTTATGCTGCAGCATGTGCTTATCAAATACCAGAAAGACTTGATCATGTATCCATGATTTCAAGCGTAGCTCCATTCAAAAACGGCAAGCCGCCGAAAAGTATGATAAAAGAAAATCGAATAGCTTTTTCTTTAGGGAAATATGTACCATGGCTAGTCAAGCTTTCCTATCAATCACAGAAAAAAATGATCGAGCAGAAGCCAGAAAGATTTATTGAGGTAATGAAAAAAGGAAATAAACATCTAAATGAGTGGGATCGAAAATATACTCAAACAGATGATCAGATTAAAGACATGATGGCTCATTTATTAGGAGCCTTTCGCATTAGGGTGGATGGAATTGTAGAAGAACTCAAATTAATAACTAACCCGTGGGGATTCGAATTGGAAAAAATACAAATGCCTGTCCATATCTGGCATGGAAAAGAGGATGGAATGGCCCCGTTTGAAGAAATTGAAAAAGTATCCAAGGAAATACCTATTTCAATCACTCACTTTGTTTCGAAGGCAGGTCATTTTTTAATCGATGATGAGACAATTTGGAGATCCATTTTAGAACAAATTAAGGAAGATCATTTATTATTTGTGGGAAAAGAAGGCCTCATTAGTAGTAAAAAAAGGAAAAAATTAGTATAA
- a CDS encoding TldD/PmbA family protein — MLSKSIIEDVLTAALATGGDFSEVFVEDRYTNNLTLQGGKIENSLSGRDFGIGIRVFKGFHSVYTYTTDATKEGLLKAARNAAHAISGETIIQPVPLVKEIITCAHPIAIHPRETEKIRKVNVMKKAYEIAKNYHSSIQQVLVRYLDEEQNVLIANSEGIFVEDKRVRGRMAIQSIASDGVQMQPGFYGPGAHKGFEFFENLNLEHYAGEASRIAVTMLSAEPCPSGKFPVIIDNEFGGVIFHEACGHGLEATAVAKNNSVFANRIGEKVASEIVTYIDDGTIENEWGSITIDDEGEKARKNVLIENGILKGYLIDKFNGRRMGMPSTGSGRRQSYRFAPTSRMTNTFIAEGKSTPEEIISNTEHGIYAKYMGGGSVTPATGDYNFAVMEAYLVKDGKIGKPLKGATLVGNGAETLQLVDMVGNNLGHGAGMCGSLSGSIPVNVGQPMIRVSEMTVGGSKEAE, encoded by the coding sequence ATGCTATCGAAATCTATAATTGAAGACGTCCTAACGGCTGCACTAGCAACCGGTGGAGATTTTTCCGAAGTATTCGTTGAAGATCGGTATACAAATAATTTGACACTTCAGGGCGGAAAGATTGAGAACAGCTTGTCAGGCAGGGATTTCGGGATTGGAATCCGCGTTTTTAAAGGCTTTCATAGTGTGTATACGTACACAACAGATGCAACAAAAGAAGGTTTATTAAAAGCTGCGAGAAATGCAGCACATGCTATTTCTGGAGAAACGATTATCCAGCCAGTACCACTTGTTAAAGAAATAATTACCTGTGCTCATCCGATAGCGATTCATCCACGAGAAACAGAAAAAATCCGAAAAGTGAATGTAATGAAGAAAGCGTACGAAATTGCCAAGAACTATCATTCGAGCATTCAGCAAGTATTGGTCCGTTATTTGGATGAGGAACAAAATGTTCTTATTGCTAACAGTGAGGGAATATTTGTTGAAGATAAAAGGGTAAGAGGGAGAATGGCGATTCAGTCCATCGCTTCAGATGGAGTACAAATGCAGCCTGGCTTTTACGGACCAGGTGCTCATAAGGGATTTGAGTTTTTTGAGAATCTCAATCTCGAGCACTATGCTGGTGAGGCATCACGAATTGCTGTAACGATGCTAAGTGCAGAGCCTTGTCCGAGTGGAAAGTTTCCGGTAATTATCGATAATGAATTCGGTGGGGTTATTTTCCATGAGGCTTGTGGACATGGACTAGAAGCCACAGCTGTAGCAAAGAATAATTCTGTTTTCGCCAATCGAATTGGTGAGAAGGTCGCATCAGAAATCGTTACATATATTGATGACGGAACAATTGAAAATGAGTGGGGATCGATAACGATTGATGATGAAGGCGAAAAAGCACGGAAAAATGTTTTAATTGAAAATGGGATTTTGAAAGGTTACTTGATTGATAAATTTAACGGAAGAAGAATGGGAATGCCTTCAACAGGATCAGGCAGAAGACAGTCATACCGTTTCGCACCTACATCAAGAATGACAAACACCTTTATTGCGGAAGGGAAGTCAACGCCTGAAGAAATCATTTCCAATACAGAGCATGGCATCTATGCAAAATATATGGGCGGTGGTTCAGTAACTCCGGCTACAGGCGATTATAACTTTGCTGTTATGGAAGCGTATCTTGTGAAGGATGGCAAGATCGGCAAGCCGCTTAAAGGAGCTACTCTTGTTGGAAATGGCGCCGAAACATTACAGCTCGTTGACATGGTCGGAAATAATTTAGGACACGGTGCAGGGATGTGTGGCTCATTAAGCGGAAGTATCCCTGTTAATGTTGGTCAGCCAATGATTCGTGTAAGTGAAATGACGGTTGGCGGAAGTAAGGAGGCTGAATAA
- a CDS encoding TldD/PmbA family protein encodes MNVQEFQQRLFGLAEQHGFNDVEIYFEREEKFGCALFKGEIDSYETSEVAGASFRGLFNGKMGYAFTEKLDEDTIQFLVENAKENSQFIEEEVQEDIFSGSETYHEGSFYSSELAKVTIPEKITLFKEIEKHIYEYDERVTGTDYFILESADSERFIMNSKGLSLKGKHNYIGMYISVVVKQGEETKTGMYIKMTRDFSSFVPEEIAKYAVEEALSKLNAQSAESKRYPVLLRNDAAASLLQTFSPIFSAEYAQKGQSLLRDKVGEVIAAEELQIVDDPFLEDGLFSSTFDSEGVATVKKEIVKNGKLITLLHNRKTAEKAGLETTGNAYKSSYKGSLTVSPSNLYVIPSNKGYEELISSIREGIIVTDLAGLHSGADFVSGNFSLAANGFFVKEGKIQNAVKQMTIAGNFYDVLNNIEEIGSDLEFSMNFVAPGYIGSPSLLIKELAVTVE; translated from the coding sequence ATGAATGTTCAGGAATTCCAGCAAAGATTATTTGGACTTGCAGAGCAGCATGGCTTTAATGATGTGGAAATTTACTTTGAGCGGGAAGAAAAATTTGGCTGCGCCTTGTTCAAAGGAGAAATCGATTCCTACGAAACATCTGAAGTAGCAGGGGCATCATTCCGTGGTCTTTTTAATGGGAAAATGGGGTATGCGTTTACAGAAAAATTAGACGAAGACACCATACAATTTCTTGTTGAAAATGCAAAAGAAAATTCTCAATTTATAGAAGAAGAAGTACAGGAAGATATTTTTTCCGGAAGTGAGACCTATCATGAAGGCAGCTTTTATTCTTCTGAACTAGCAAAAGTAACAATTCCGGAAAAGATCACTTTATTTAAAGAAATCGAGAAGCATATTTATGAGTATGATGAAAGAGTAACGGGAACGGATTATTTTATACTCGAAAGTGCTGATTCAGAGCGTTTTATCATGAATAGCAAGGGACTTTCGCTTAAAGGGAAACATAATTATATCGGGATGTATATTTCTGTTGTTGTTAAGCAAGGAGAAGAAACGAAAACTGGTATGTATATTAAGATGACAAGAGATTTCTCTTCCTTTGTTCCCGAAGAAATTGCAAAGTATGCTGTGGAAGAGGCTCTATCAAAGTTGAACGCTCAGTCAGCTGAGAGCAAGCGCTATCCTGTTTTATTGAGAAATGATGCAGCAGCTAGTTTACTTCAAACCTTCTCGCCTATTTTTTCTGCAGAATACGCACAAAAGGGTCAATCGCTTTTAAGAGATAAGGTAGGAGAAGTAATTGCTGCGGAAGAATTACAAATAGTAGATGATCCATTTTTAGAAGATGGGCTTTTCAGCAGTACGTTTGATAGTGAAGGTGTAGCAACAGTAAAAAAGGAAATTGTGAAGAACGGAAAGTTGATTACTTTGCTTCATAATCGCAAAACAGCTGAGAAGGCTGGACTAGAAACTACAGGGAATGCTTATAAATCTTCCTATAAAGGGTCTTTGACGGTATCTCCATCAAATTTATATGTCATCCCTTCAAATAAAGGCTATGAAGAACTCATTAGTTCTATAAGAGAGGGCATCATCGTTACGGATTTAGCAGGATTACATTCAGGAGCTGACTTTGTTTCCGGTAACTTCTCTTTAGCTGCAAATGGATTTTTTGTTAAAGAAGGAAAAATTCAAAACGCGGTTAAACAAATGACGATTGCCGGTAATTTCTACGATGTATTAAATAACATTGAGGAAATTGGCTCTGACTTGGAGTTTTCGATGAACTTTGTTGCGCCAGGCTATATTGGTTCCCCTTCGCTATTAATTAAAGAGTTAGCTGTAACAGTCGAATAG